In bacterium, one genomic interval encodes:
- a CDS encoding DUF2087 domain-containing protein — protein MSDFVDGAVRATAFFTTAELAERLKMNVQVITRKVQAGEIKAYKIGKDWRIPEEAVHEWLERHSNQRPRGEKQKVIENFVKDEKIDTLPVKHSRRKFLLEYILAAFEPNKTYSEEEVNRVISRYHDDYCTVRREFIMEKMMDRTDGKYRRRTGYKFSD, from the coding sequence ACCGCCGAATTGGCGGAGCGGCTCAAAATGAACGTGCAGGTGATTACCCGCAAGGTTCAGGCCGGAGAGATCAAGGCGTACAAGATAGGCAAGGATTGGCGGATCCCCGAAGAGGCGGTCCATGAGTGGCTGGAACGCCACTCCAACCAACGTCCGCGTGGCGAGAAGCAGAAGGTGATCGAGAATTTCGTCAAGGACGAGAAGATCGACACATTGCCGGTGAAACATTCCCGCCGCAAATTTCTGCTGGAGTATATTCTTGCGGCGTTTGAGCCGAACAAGACCTACTCGGAAGAGGAAGTGAATCGCGTGATCAGCCGCTATCACGATGATTATTGCACGGTCCGCCGGGAGTTCATTATGGAGAAGATGATGGATCGGACCGATGGCAAATACCGTCGTCGGACCGGCTACAAGTTCTCCGATTAG
- a CDS encoding DUF2723 domain-containing protein: MADLLNLKNKDFDRTNAIFALVVFFGSFIVYAMTVQRTFSFWDCGEFIACSYGLGIPHPPGTPLFVLIGRLFSMIPFVEDISYRINYISVISSAFTAMLSYLLAVKLSKLFIADWTNPLNRWATYVGSMAAGFFVAFGETNWSNSVEAEVYGISLALSVLMVLLAVQYYEVRGTAEANRLKVLFFFLAMAGVGIHMTTFLVVPICAVFFVLNNQAVRRDYILVCSFIVVELLMIIIMANDAGGYKMFLMISGILALMLLALLYKKINWTVTIAIGAVSSVMIAFGIFLYIAPIALLCILGIGVLSKSTGWRVEWKTAMAILIAAIIGFSVHLYLPIRSAENPRIDENNPDRDFRTFVNFLDRKQYGSESMTERMFLRRGTWENQFGRHPNMGFWSYFEEQWSKPGWNFIPLFLLGLFGAYAVIKRRAEVGLPFLTLLLVCSVGLILYMNFADGTKYDYRTGDAYLEVRNRDYFFTPMFVFFGIAMGIGITALMVWLREKLEKQSLETGKMATYAATVLVLLPGFALGSNYHVNDRSGSFLPYAYAANLLDSCKPNSILFTSGDNDTFPVWCLQEVYGYRTDIRVVNLSLLNTDWYVKQMRDQYDIPISLTDEQILWYPTEVQPGIEYNQPRKQFKDRPRNRFTMLGPNMYDGRLVKVQDMMVDEIVIENNWKDPIFFSSPPYAESPLKLRDHATTTGIVYELEKEPIEGRFNVEKSYDLFMNTYKFKGLEDSKIYRDENATGVFIGIGMNAVRLYDELSRRGDRTRAVALMEHMIKVYPEYFQTYYVLAESYDREGDSTKATALYEQLRDTLTSFSRSNPENQVYLQDLGMVTFEIGKRKNDQAMQDQGIALMKQGYEINMNNAYAFRKLVPILFQAKRFTDMTTAAQQFSSYKINLSDPYVQQILGMAPPPTVPGVEGQ, from the coding sequence TTGGCCGATTTGCTGAATCTCAAAAACAAGGATTTCGACCGTACCAACGCCATTTTCGCGCTGGTGGTCTTTTTTGGCTCTTTCATTGTCTACGCCATGACAGTCCAGCGGACCTTCTCGTTCTGGGACTGCGGCGAGTTCATTGCCTGTTCGTATGGACTGGGTATTCCCCACCCACCGGGAACGCCCCTCTTCGTCCTGATCGGCCGGCTCTTTTCCATGATCCCGTTTGTGGAGGATATCTCTTACCGGATCAACTATATCTCCGTTATCTCCTCGGCCTTTACCGCCATGCTGAGCTATCTTTTGGCGGTGAAGCTCTCCAAATTGTTCATCGCTGACTGGACCAATCCGCTGAATCGCTGGGCGACCTATGTCGGCAGCATGGCTGCCGGCTTTTTCGTCGCTTTTGGCGAGACCAATTGGAGCAATTCAGTAGAAGCGGAAGTGTACGGTATCTCGCTGGCACTGTCCGTATTGATGGTCCTTCTCGCGGTGCAATATTACGAGGTTCGAGGGACCGCCGAGGCCAACCGACTCAAGGTGCTCTTCTTCTTTCTCGCTATGGCCGGAGTCGGAATCCACATGACCACCTTCCTCGTGGTCCCGATCTGCGCCGTCTTCTTTGTGCTCAATAATCAGGCCGTTCGACGCGACTATATCTTAGTCTGCAGCTTCATAGTTGTCGAACTGCTGATGATCATCATCATGGCAAATGATGCCGGCGGTTACAAGATGTTCCTGATGATCTCAGGTATCCTCGCTCTAATGCTGCTGGCGCTCCTGTACAAAAAGATCAACTGGACGGTCACCATTGCGATCGGAGCGGTCAGTTCGGTGATGATCGCATTTGGGATATTTCTCTATATCGCGCCGATCGCCCTGCTCTGCATTCTCGGTATCGGCGTCCTTTCCAAGTCAACCGGCTGGCGAGTGGAGTGGAAAACCGCGATGGCGATCCTCATCGCCGCGATCATCGGCTTTTCCGTGCATCTCTATCTCCCCATCCGTTCGGCGGAGAATCCGCGTATCGACGAAAACAACCCGGATCGCGATTTCCGCACCTTTGTCAATTTCCTCGATCGCAAACAGTACGGCTCAGAGTCGATGACTGAGCGGATGTTCCTGCGCCGCGGGACCTGGGAGAATCAGTTTGGCCGCCACCCCAATATGGGTTTCTGGTCCTATTTTGAAGAACAGTGGAGCAAGCCGGGCTGGAATTTTATACCGCTCTTCCTGCTTGGGCTCTTCGGCGCATACGCCGTTATCAAGCGTCGAGCAGAGGTAGGACTCCCCTTCCTTACCTTGCTTCTGGTCTGCTCTGTGGGGCTGATCCTCTACATGAATTTCGCCGATGGGACCAAGTACGACTACCGGACCGGCGATGCCTACCTCGAGGTGCGTAATCGAGACTACTTCTTCACGCCGATGTTCGTGTTTTTCGGCATCGCGATGGGGATAGGGATCACCGCACTGATGGTCTGGCTGAGAGAGAAGCTTGAAAAACAGAGCCTGGAAACCGGGAAGATGGCGACCTACGCGGCGACCGTCCTGGTTCTGCTCCCGGGCTTTGCCCTGGGCTCAAACTACCATGTGAACGATCGGAGCGGGAGTTTCCTGCCATATGCGTATGCGGCGAATCTGCTCGATAGCTGCAAACCGAATTCGATCCTATTCACCTCGGGCGATAATGATACCTTCCCCGTTTGGTGCCTTCAGGAAGTCTACGGCTATCGCACCGATATCAGGGTCGTCAACCTGTCACTGTTGAATACCGACTGGTATGTCAAACAGATGCGGGACCAGTACGACATTCCGATCTCGCTGACGGACGAACAGATACTCTGGTACCCGACAGAGGTCCAACCAGGGATCGAATACAACCAGCCGCGCAAGCAGTTCAAGGATCGCCCGCGTAACCGCTTCACAATGTTGGGACCGAATATGTACGATGGCCGTCTGGTCAAAGTACAGGATATGATGGTTGATGAGATCGTCATCGAGAACAACTGGAAAGATCCTATCTTCTTCAGTTCGCCGCCGTATGCCGAGTCTCCGCTCAAATTGCGCGATCACGCCACCACTACCGGTATCGTTTATGAGCTGGAAAAAGAGCCGATCGAAGGACGTTTCAACGTCGAGAAAAGCTATGACCTGTTCATGAACACCTACAAGTTCAAAGGGCTGGAAGATTCCAAGATCTATCGGGATGAAAACGCCACCGGCGTCTTTATCGGGATCGGGATGAACGCGGTCAGGCTATATGATGAATTGAGCCGGCGCGGCGACCGAACTCGCGCGGTTGCGCTCATGGAACATATGATCAAAGTCTATCCGGAATATTTCCAGACCTACTATGTCCTGGCAGAATCATACGACCGTGAAGGTGACAGCACCAAAGCTACCGCTCTGTATGAGCAGTTGCGCGACACGCTGACCTCGTTCAGTCGTTCCAACCCGGAGAACCAGGTCTACCTGCAAGATCTCGGCATGGTGACTTTTGAGATTGGAAAACGCAAGAATGACCAGGCTATGCAGGATCAGGGTATCGCCCTGATGAAGCAGGGGTACGAGATCAACATGAACAATGCCTATGCCTTCCGCAAGCTGGTGCCGATCTTGTTCCAGGCGAAGAGATTCACCGACATGACCACCGCCGCTCAGCAGTTTAGCTCATATAAGATCAACCTGTCCGATCCGTATGTGCAGCAGATCCTCGGCATGGCCCCGCCGCCGACAGTGCCGGGTGTCGAAGGTCAGTGA
- a CDS encoding tetratricopeptide repeat protein, giving the protein MMILRTISLAFVLALSGLSPAIAQGMLEAQPIAATDSRLTTARQLMKNQNWEAAAAMLEVVYETDTANQTVINLLKNCYGQLKQYGKIETLVSRQIESSPLNISLRLELAEVLADQGMEEKAIEAYRAAEKLITTPDPTRHLLVVRSELRHGLEDEALELIDRLRKQSKDTTLFALERGAVMESRKKYASAISEYLPVLAADTTMEAVEVERRIILLLDFPESSQEVEKLLVAETQTTQNSRVVRLLADYYIRTNRFDQAFTFATKRDSLEKMQGQSLVYLMRQCYDRKLYSEAARFGEWIISRHGGSPSHIEARLYYARSLARIGKTDQAFAQFDTVAARSPRDADRGQAMFEAGDIYFSLLHDYPKALACFDSVISRYPVGMGYVDAQRNRPFCYLRMGDLEAARRTFTFLREHPMTDDLEEESSFHLGLIHLFEGRYDSAETSFRKLLVDHPSGFYINDALQLIMVLTQAKDAPDLLSDYGQALFTQERRAYDSTRIWLDRIARAENNVLADVALYRLTLVNLQMADSAAAMESIERLDSGYTDSYYRPYGLKVKADMLSGSRATVETARSIYKLLLEQFPNYPFASDVRKRLKQIETDFKVG; this is encoded by the coding sequence ATGATGATACTCCGAACGATCTCTCTTGCCTTCGTCCTGGCTCTTTCCGGCCTCTCCCCTGCTATTGCTCAGGGAATGCTTGAAGCACAGCCAATCGCGGCGACCGACAGCCGCCTCACCACTGCCCGCCAGTTGATGAAGAATCAGAACTGGGAGGCCGCTGCCGCAATGTTGGAGGTTGTCTACGAAACCGACACCGCCAACCAGACGGTCATCAATCTTCTGAAGAACTGCTATGGGCAGCTTAAGCAGTACGGGAAGATCGAAACGTTGGTCAGTCGACAGATTGAGTCCTCCCCGCTCAATATCAGCCTGCGGCTGGAACTCGCCGAAGTCCTCGCTGATCAGGGTATGGAAGAAAAAGCAATCGAGGCCTATCGGGCCGCCGAGAAATTGATTACGACGCCCGATCCAACTCGCCACCTGCTGGTTGTTCGCAGTGAATTGCGGCACGGACTCGAGGATGAAGCGCTTGAATTGATCGACCGACTCCGCAAACAGAGCAAAGATACGACGCTTTTCGCCCTGGAGCGCGGTGCGGTGATGGAAAGTCGCAAGAAATATGCTTCGGCGATTTCCGAGTATCTCCCGGTCCTGGCCGCTGACACGACGATGGAGGCGGTTGAGGTCGAACGGCGGATCATCCTGCTGTTGGATTTCCCCGAGTCATCGCAGGAAGTAGAGAAACTGCTGGTGGCAGAAACGCAAACAACGCAAAATAGCCGAGTGGTGAGACTCCTGGCCGATTACTACATTCGGACAAATCGGTTCGATCAGGCGTTTACCTTTGCTACTAAACGAGATTCACTCGAGAAGATGCAGGGTCAATCCCTCGTCTACCTGATGCGCCAGTGTTACGACCGCAAGTTATACAGCGAGGCGGCTCGATTTGGCGAGTGGATCATCAGTCGCCACGGCGGTTCTCCCTCACATATCGAGGCGCGCCTCTACTACGCCCGATCGCTGGCGCGAATCGGCAAGACCGACCAGGCGTTTGCGCAGTTCGACACGGTGGCGGCTCGTTCTCCGCGCGATGCCGACCGCGGACAAGCGATGTTTGAAGCCGGGGATATCTATTTCAGCCTGCTCCACGACTACCCGAAAGCGCTCGCCTGTTTTGATTCAGTTATCTCGCGCTATCCGGTCGGGATGGGGTATGTTGATGCCCAGCGAAATCGTCCATTCTGTTATCTTCGGATGGGAGATCTGGAGGCGGCCCGGCGAACCTTCACGTTTCTGCGAGAACACCCGATGACCGATGACCTGGAGGAAGAAAGCTCGTTTCACCTTGGCCTGATTCACCTCTTTGAAGGGCGCTACGACTCGGCCGAAACCTCGTTCCGAAAACTGCTTGTCGACCATCCGAGCGGATTTTACATCAACGATGCATTGCAGTTGATCATGGTGTTGACCCAGGCGAAAGATGCCCCCGACCTTCTGTCAGACTATGGCCAGGCGCTGTTTACACAGGAAAGACGGGCATACGACTCAACGCGGATCTGGCTCGACCGGATCGCAAGGGCCGAAAACAATGTTCTGGCGGATGTTGCCCTCTATCGCCTGACTCTGGTCAATCTGCAGATGGCCGATTCAGCGGCAGCCATGGAGAGCATCGAAAGACTCGACAGCGGCTATACCGACTCGTACTACCGACCGTACGGCCTCAAAGTAAAAGCTGATATGCTGAGTGGTAGTCGGGCGACGGTTGAAACGGCCCGGTCGATCTACAAACTACTGCTGGAGCAGTTCCCCAACTATCCGTTTGCCTCGGATGTCCGGAAACGGTTGAAACAGATTGAGACGGATTTCAAGGTCGGCTAA
- a CDS encoding DUF4159 domain-containing protein translates to MGKIFSKIAICSLILGAALAGNTVSQTTPGNQVPIPIPTSNYRMPQQDPNPSLVRVARLHYSGGGDWYWGASAIPNFLRFVRENTDFPVDTLERQVTIMDPDLFKYPFLFATGHGVIKFSAEEKERLRTYLLAGGFLFVNDSYGMDKGFRDEMATLFPERQVVDLPFDHPIYHSFYDFPNGPPKIHEHDNQAPRGHAIVIDGRVVVYFLVESDIGDGWEDSQVHNDPPEKRAEAFRMGLNLLTYALLN, encoded by the coding sequence ATGGGTAAGATATTCTCTAAAATTGCGATATGCAGTCTGATTCTCGGTGCTGCTTTGGCAGGCAACACTGTCAGTCAGACCACACCCGGAAATCAGGTACCCATTCCGATACCGACGTCAAACTATCGGATGCCTCAGCAAGACCCGAATCCATCGTTGGTTCGTGTCGCTCGGCTCCATTACTCCGGTGGCGGTGACTGGTACTGGGGGGCATCGGCGATCCCAAACTTCCTTCGGTTCGTCAGAGAGAATACTGATTTCCCGGTCGACACACTTGAACGGCAGGTGACCATCATGGACCCCGATCTGTTCAAGTACCCATTCCTGTTCGCCACCGGACATGGAGTGATCAAGTTTAGCGCCGAGGAAAAGGAACGCCTCCGGACTTACCTGCTCGCAGGTGGGTTTCTTTTCGTAAATGACTCATATGGGATGGACAAAGGGTTCCGCGACGAAATGGCCACCCTCTTTCCAGAACGTCAGGTGGTTGACCTTCCATTCGATCACCCGATCTACCATAGTTTCTATGATTTTCCTAACGGTCCTCCCAAGATACATGAACATGACAACCAGGCGCCGCGCGGTCACGCCATTGTGATCGACGGTCGCGTCGTCGTTTATTTCCTGGTTGAGTCGGATATTGGCGATGGTTGGGAGGACTCACAAGTGCACAACGATCCGCCGGAAAAGCGGGCCGAGGCATTCCGCATGGGGCTGAACCTTTTGACCTATGCGCTGTTGAATTAA